The following coding sequences lie in one Pectobacterium sp. A5351 genomic window:
- a CDS encoding carbohydrate porin — MKPSHLAVTIGLLLSSPFYVSAANTDSIEARLNAMEQRLQQAEARAQAAEARADAAEKQTQQLATRTTQTEQKTQQVEQRTTALAKQKSFADGFEFHGYARSGLSINDSATSSKTDIGPGMSPAGQTGGHIGRLGNEDDTYVEIKLEHKQKLDNGATTRFKVMMADGQRSYNDWTGDDSKLNIREAFVELGSLPTFTGAFKDTTLWAGKRFDRDNFDIHWLDSDVVFLAGTGGGIYDVKWADSAKSNVSLYGRSLGPITSLDNDIKNYVFTTNNYVGPFQFMLSGLTAKNNDVKANTGTSRDNTVVTNTNAGDKGYHAMVAYHGDSFYGLRKGTSKTAILYGHGLGGEVKNIGADGNLTNDANTWRFATYGTTALNKTWSFAPSILAQTSKDRYVNGDSYEWVTFNARLIQEITENFALAYEGSYQYMDLDPRGYKNLNQVSGGFYKLTFAPTFKVGDIGNFFSRPELRVFASYMDWDKRLDNYSSEDTFGSTGFKAGGEWNFGIQMETWF, encoded by the coding sequence ATGAAACCAAGCCACCTTGCTGTGACGATAGGATTATTACTCTCCTCCCCGTTTTATGTTTCTGCTGCCAACACCGATAGTATTGAAGCCCGTCTGAATGCCATGGAGCAGCGTTTGCAACAGGCCGAAGCCCGTGCTCAGGCCGCCGAGGCCAGAGCCGACGCCGCAGAAAAGCAAACCCAACAGCTTGCCACCCGCACCACGCAAACCGAACAGAAAACCCAGCAGGTGGAACAGCGCACGACGGCGCTGGCTAAGCAAAAATCATTTGCCGATGGATTTGAATTCCACGGCTACGCGCGCTCCGGCTTATCGATCAATGACTCCGCCACCAGTTCCAAAACCGATATCGGGCCGGGCATGTCCCCTGCCGGCCAGACTGGCGGACATATCGGTCGCTTAGGCAATGAAGACGACACCTACGTCGAGATCAAACTGGAGCACAAACAGAAGCTGGATAACGGCGCGACAACTCGCTTCAAGGTGATGATGGCGGATGGCCAGCGCAGCTATAACGATTGGACCGGAGATGATAGCAAACTCAACATTCGTGAAGCCTTCGTCGAACTGGGCTCACTGCCAACCTTCACCGGCGCCTTTAAGGACACTACGCTGTGGGCAGGTAAACGCTTCGATCGCGATAACTTCGATATTCACTGGCTGGACAGCGACGTGGTCTTCCTCGCGGGCACCGGCGGCGGGATCTATGACGTGAAATGGGCGGATAGCGCCAAGAGTAACGTCTCGCTGTATGGCCGTAGCCTCGGCCCAATTACCTCGCTGGATAACGACATCAAAAACTATGTCTTTACCACCAACAACTACGTCGGGCCATTCCAGTTCATGCTGAGCGGATTAACGGCCAAAAATAACGATGTAAAAGCAAACACCGGTACAAGCCGTGATAACACCGTCGTCACCAACACCAATGCGGGCGATAAAGGCTACCACGCGATGGTGGCTTACCACGGTGACAGCTTCTACGGCTTGCGCAAAGGGACATCGAAAACCGCGATCCTCTACGGTCACGGACTGGGCGGCGAAGTGAAAAACATCGGTGCCGACGGCAACCTGACCAACGATGCCAACACCTGGCGCTTTGCGACCTACGGCACCACGGCGTTGAACAAGACCTGGAGCTTCGCCCCGTCCATTTTGGCGCAAACCAGCAAAGACCGTTACGTCAACGGCGATAGCTACGAGTGGGTGACATTTAATGCGCGCCTGATTCAGGAAATCACCGAAAACTTTGCACTGGCTTATGAAGGCAGCTATCAATACATGGACCTCGATCCGCGCGGTTATAAAAACCTGAATCAGGTGAGCGGCGGTTTCTATAAGCTGACCTTCGCACCAACATTCAAGGTCGGCGATATCGGCAACTTCTTTAGCCGTCCTGAACTGCGCGTGTTTGCCAGTTACATGGACTGGGATAAACGGCTGGATAACTACTCCAGTGAAGATACGTTTGGCTCCACCGGCTTTAAAGCAGGCGGCGAATGGAACTTCGGTATCCAGATGGAAACCTGGTTCTAA
- a CDS encoding aminoimidazole riboside kinase: protein MANRIWVMGDAVVDLIPEDTERYLKCPGGAPANVAVGIARLGGNSAFIGRVGEDVFGHFLKTVLEQENVDTHHMAHDGHHRTSTVVVSLDDAGERTFTFMVRPSADLFLQPEDLPMFNQREWLHLCSIALSQEPSRSTAFEAMRQVKAARGRVSFDPNIRDDLWQNEQELRDCLTQALMLADVVKLSREELAFLCSTPDVEAGIQQFMQRYPTRLLLVTLGSEGVWLHDRHQLQHFVAPLVTPVDTTGAGDAFVAGLLHGLAQYDDLSQPLSWDPIIAQAQRCGALATTAKGAMTALPYAQQLDTLPLAKP from the coding sequence ATGGCAAACAGAATTTGGGTCATGGGCGACGCCGTTGTCGATCTCATCCCGGAAGATACGGAACGCTATCTGAAATGTCCCGGCGGCGCACCGGCCAATGTCGCAGTCGGCATTGCCAGACTGGGGGGAAACAGCGCGTTTATCGGGCGCGTCGGTGAAGATGTTTTTGGTCATTTTCTAAAAACGGTGCTGGAGCAGGAGAACGTCGATACCCACCACATGGCACACGACGGGCACCACAGAACCTCAACCGTGGTTGTCAGTCTAGATGACGCAGGCGAACGCACCTTCACGTTTATGGTACGCCCGAGTGCCGACCTGTTTTTACAGCCGGAAGACCTGCCGATGTTCAACCAAAGAGAGTGGCTGCACCTCTGCTCCATCGCGCTCTCACAGGAACCTTCACGCAGTACCGCCTTTGAGGCGATGCGGCAAGTGAAAGCCGCGCGAGGCAGGGTTAGCTTCGACCCGAATATCCGTGACGACCTGTGGCAAAATGAGCAGGAACTGCGCGACTGCCTGACACAGGCGCTGATGCTGGCCGACGTGGTGAAACTGTCGCGTGAAGAACTCGCTTTCCTCTGTTCAACACCGGATGTTGAAGCGGGGATTCAGCAGTTCATGCAGCGCTACCCCACCCGGCTCTTGCTGGTGACACTGGGCAGCGAAGGCGTCTGGCTGCACGATCGCCACCAGCTACAGCACTTTGTCGCACCATTGGTGACCCCCGTCGATACCACAGGTGCAGGTGACGCCTTCGTTGCCGGTTTATTGCACGGCCTGGCGCAGTATGACGATCTGTCACAGCCGCTGAGCTGGGACCCGATTATCGCTCAGGCGCAGCGGTGCGGTGCTCTTGCCACCACGGCAAAAGGCGCGATGACCGCACTTCCCTATGCTCAACAGTTAGACACGCTCCCCTTAGCCAAACCCTAA